The following are encoded in a window of Clostridia bacterium genomic DNA:
- a CDS encoding GNAT family N-acetyltransferase: MDERYIFRRIKKDELPLMFSLIEARIRWMDEVGIEQWNKTHYTEVYPLEYYEGYRKRGGVFVLIDMYDGALAAAAVIKTQDERWPENDVKAYYLHNFASDIRKKGAGSVFLERMETYAKLNGMDYMRLDSAVGNEPLKYYYAVRGYTPCGTCVDGLYEGILRQKAL; encoded by the coding sequence ATGGACGAAAGGTATATATTCAGAAGAATAAAAAAAGATGAGCTGCCGCTCATGTTTTCACTCATAGAGGCGCGCATACGCTGGATGGACGAGGTGGGCATAGAGCAGTGGAACAAGACTCATTATACCGAAGTATATCCTTTGGAGTACTACGAGGGATACAGAAAAAGGGGAGGCGTGTTCGTTCTTATAGATATGTATGACGGCGCGCTTGCAGCGGCGGCAGTTATAAAGACCCAAGACGAAAGATGGCCAGAAAACGACGTGAAAGCGTATTATCTTCATAATTTTGCTTCGGACATAAGAAAAAAGGGAGCGGGCTCCGTTTTTCTTGAGCGCATGGAGACGTACGCAAAGCTTAACGGCATGGATTATATGCGGCTTGACTCGGCGGTCGGCAACGAGCCTCTTAAGTATTATTACGCCGTAAGGGGATATACGCCGTGCGGAACGTGCGTGGACGGACTTTACGAAGGTATACTTAGGCAGAAGGCTTTATAG
- the coaBC gene encoding bifunctional phosphopantothenoylcysteine decarboxylase/phosphopantothenate--cysteine ligase CoaBC, with amino-acid sequence MFSGKTVVIGITGGIAAYKIPNLVSMLVKKNANVRVIMTEAAEKIVSPIPMESLSKNKCLIDTFDRNFTMETEHIAVADSADVLIIAPATANTIAKLAHGIADNMLTTVALACRCKKLIAPAMNTAMYENPVTQDNIETLKKYGWEIIGPVGGRLACGAVGLGKMVEPQTMLECIERALYEKKDFAGKNIIVTAGPTREAIDPVRYITNHSSGKMGYAIAKRAALRGARVTLVSGPVSIAPPEGVEVVNIVSAQDMYDAVVSRFDKADIVIKAAAVADYRPAVAAEDKIKKSDGDMKIELERTKDIIATLGSMKREGQFLCGFSMETRDMVENSKKKLEKKNLDMIAANNVKVKGAGFAGDTNILTVITRGEARELPLLSKEDAADVLLTMIAEKMGL; translated from the coding sequence ATGTTTTCCGGAAAAACTGTAGTAATAGGGATAACCGGCGGTATAGCCGCCTATAAGATACCGAATCTCGTAAGCATGCTCGTAAAAAAGAACGCGAACGTGCGCGTTATCATGACAGAAGCGGCAGAAAAGATAGTGTCGCCGATACCGATGGAGAGCCTAAGTAAGAACAAGTGCCTTATCGACACGTTTGACCGAAACTTCACCATGGAAACGGAGCATATAGCCGTTGCCGATTCGGCGGATGTGCTTATAATAGCTCCCGCTACGGCCAACACGATTGCAAAGCTTGCGCACGGCATCGCCGACAATATGCTCACTACGGTCGCGCTTGCGTGCCGCTGCAAAAAGCTCATCGCGCCCGCGATGAACACGGCGATGTACGAAAATCCCGTGACGCAGGACAATATAGAAACGCTTAAAAAATACGGCTGGGAGATAATAGGTCCCGTCGGCGGCAGGCTCGCCTGCGGCGCGGTGGGACTTGGCAAAATGGTCGAGCCGCAGACGATGCTTGAGTGTATTGAGCGCGCGCTTTACGAAAAGAAGGATTTTGCGGGGAAGAATATCATCGTTACGGCGGGGCCGACGCGCGAAGCTATAGACCCCGTAAGGTATATAACTAACCATTCTAGCGGAAAGATGGGCTATGCGATAGCAAAGCGCGCCGCATTAAGGGGAGCGCGCGTCACGCTTGTGAGCGGCCCCGTATCGATAGCGCCGCCCGAGGGCGTAGAGGTAGTAAATATCGTTTCGGCACAGGATATGTACGACGCCGTTGTAAGCCGCTTCGACAAAGCCGATATAGTTATAAAAGCGGCGGCTGTGGCCGATTACAGACCGGCAGTTGCCGCTGAGGACAAGATAAAAAAGAGCGACGGCGATATGAAGATAGAGCTTGAGCGCACGAAGGATATAATAGCGACCCTGGGAAGCATGAAGCGCGAAGGCCAGTTCTTATGCGGATTTTCGATGGAAACGCGCGACATGGTCGAAAACTCGAAAAAGAAGCTTGAAAAGAAGAATCTCGACATGATAGCCGCAAACAACGTGAAAGTCAAGGGCGCGGGCTTTGCGGGGGATACGAATATCCTCACGGTAATAACGCGCGGCGAGGCGAGAGAGCTACCGCTTTTATCTAAGGAAGATGCGGCGGATGTTCTGCTTACGATGATCGCGGAAAAGATGGGTCTGTAA
- a CDS encoding MoxR family ATPase codes for MEFTQFKGSEEYVVSKELTDAVNIAMALEKPLLIKGEPGTGKTMLAQAISNALGMDLIIWNIKSTTKAQDGLYVYDVVQRLYDSQFGGNSVDDIEKYISLGKLGEAFASDEQKVLLIDEIDKADLEFPNDLLWELDKMEFYIPETGKTIKAKHRPIVIITSNAEKELPGAFLRRCIFHYIEFPNEELMREIVKVHYPDLEENILAHVMEAFYWIRSLPDIQKKPSTSEVIDWIAAIQAAGIPYDTIRETIPFAGVLLKKNEDIDQMHAKLG; via the coding sequence ATGGAATTTACGCAATTTAAGGGCAGCGAAGAATATGTAGTATCAAAAGAACTTACTGATGCTGTCAACATAGCAATGGCTCTTGAGAAGCCGCTTCTTATAAAAGGCGAGCCCGGCACAGGTAAAACCATGCTCGCGCAGGCCATCTCGAACGCACTCGGCATGGACCTTATAATATGGAACATAAAATCAACGACGAAGGCGCAGGACGGCCTTTATGTATACGACGTCGTACAGCGTCTTTACGACAGCCAGTTCGGCGGAAACAGTGTTGACGATATAGAAAAGTATATCTCTCTCGGCAAGTTGGGCGAGGCGTTCGCCTCCGACGAGCAGAAGGTGCTTCTTATAGACGAGATAGACAAGGCAGACCTCGAATTCCCGAACGACCTTCTTTGGGAGCTTGACAAGATGGAGTTCTATATTCCCGAAACGGGCAAGACCATCAAGGCAAAGCACCGTCCGATAGTTATTATAACCTCGAACGCGGAAAAGGAACTGCCCGGCGCTTTCCTTCGCCGCTGCATATTCCATTATATAGAGTTCCCGAACGAGGAGCTCATGCGCGAGATAGTAAAGGTGCATTATCCCGACCTTGAGGAGAATATTCTCGCTCATGTTATGGAAGCCTTCTATTGGATACGCTCCCTGCCCGATATCCAGAAGAAACCCTCTACTTCCGAGGTCATCGACTGGATAGCTGCAATACAGGCGGCAGGCATCCCCTATGATACGATACGCGAAACGATACCGTTTGCCGGCGTGCTTTTAAAGAAGAACGAGGATATAGACCAGATGCACGCGAAACTCGGCTGA
- a CDS encoding VWA domain-containing protein, whose protein sequence is MFEPFFYLLKSRGVPVSLNEWMTLTEALDKGLGGSSFTGFYYLCRNILVKTESNFDKFDAAFLDYFKDVPFPGEIPEEFLKWLSRKQVKTTEIDKKRSAWLEDLTLERMEEMLKERLTQQKKEHNKGKFWVGTRGVSPFGHNGAAPVGIRVAGQGRHGGALTVAGERRYRDWSNDNTLDTRQFVMAFRLLRQYSSRIEAPKTELDINQTVRETSDNAGNLKIVYGRPRKNTVKLLLLIDSGGSMEYYSKLCSMLFQAAMKSNHFKDLKVYYFHNCIYSRLYTEPTLDPTKIIKTERMMKNISPEYKVIIVGDAFMALDELDFRSYYSYDAGENSSGLEWLRRIKKRYPHTIWLNPSFQSLINRKSESRRVIENEIKMYPLSQQGLAAGLKKLLRD, encoded by the coding sequence GTGTTTGAACCTTTCTTTTACCTGTTGAAATCTCGCGGCGTTCCCGTATCCTTAAACGAGTGGATGACTCTTACCGAGGCTCTCGACAAGGGACTCGGCGGATCGAGCTTTACGGGCTTTTATTACCTTTGCCGCAATATACTCGTTAAAACGGAGTCCAATTTCGACAAGTTCGACGCAGCCTTTCTTGATTATTTTAAAGACGTGCCCTTCCCCGGCGAGATACCCGAGGAATTCCTTAAATGGCTCAGCCGCAAGCAGGTCAAGACGACCGAGATAGACAAAAAGCGCTCAGCATGGCTTGAGGATCTTACGCTTGAGCGCATGGAAGAAATGCTTAAAGAGCGCTTAACGCAGCAGAAGAAGGAGCATAATAAAGGCAAGTTCTGGGTCGGCACGCGCGGTGTAAGCCCCTTCGGCCACAACGGCGCCGCTCCCGTAGGCATTAGAGTTGCAGGTCAGGGGCGTCACGGCGGTGCGCTCACCGTTGCAGGGGAACGCAGATACCGCGACTGGAGCAACGACAACACGCTTGATACACGCCAGTTCGTTATGGCGTTTAGGCTGCTCAGACAGTATTCATCGCGCATAGAAGCGCCGAAAACGGAGCTCGACATAAACCAGACGGTACGCGAGACCTCAGATAATGCAGGCAATCTGAAGATAGTTTACGGCAGACCGAGAAAGAATACCGTAAAGCTTCTCCTGCTCATAGATTCGGGCGGCTCGATGGAGTATTACAGCAAGCTTTGCAGTATGCTTTTCCAGGCGGCGATGAAGAGCAATCATTTCAAGGATCTTAAGGTATATTATTTTCATAACTGCATATATTCAAGGCTGTATACGGAACCCACTTTGGATCCGACGAAGATCATCAAAACAGAGCGCATGATGAAAAACATTTCGCCTGAGTATAAGGTCATAATCGTAGGCGATGCGTTCATGGCGCTCGACGAACTTGATTTCAGAAGCTATTACAGCTACGACGCCGGCGAAAATTCAAGCGGTCTTGAGTGGCTCAGAAGGATAAAAAAGAGATATCCCCATACAATATGGTTAAATCCCTCCTTCCAAAGCCTGATAAACAGAAAAAGCGAATCGCGCCGCGTGATCGAAAACGAAATAAAGATGTACCCGCTCTCCCAGCAGGGACTTGCTGCAGGTCTTAAAAAGCTCTTGAGAGACTAA
- a CDS encoding recombinase family protein → MKNITYGYIRVSAHDQNEQRQIEAMREFGIEKRNIYGDKLSGKDFDRPGYIRVLNNLKPNDTLVIKSIDRLGRNYEEILEQWRIITKDKNAAIVVLDMPLLDTRGKKDLTGTVIADIVLQLLSYVAQTEREFIRQRQAEGIAAAKANGVKLGRRPKKPPHGFNEIKSKYMEGRISAREASNRMGITHKTFLKWVRTEELKAQEQKSFGKA, encoded by the coding sequence ATGAAAAATATTACATACGGCTATATCCGCGTGTCGGCGCATGACCAAAATGAACAACGTCAGATCGAGGCAATGAGAGAGTTCGGCATAGAAAAGAGAAATATATACGGCGATAAGCTCTCGGGAAAGGATTTTGATCGTCCCGGATATATTCGTGTGCTAAATAATCTGAAGCCAAACGATACGCTGGTGATAAAAAGCATTGACAGACTGGGAAGAAACTACGAAGAGATATTGGAGCAGTGGCGGATAATAACGAAGGATAAAAATGCGGCGATAGTCGTGCTGGACATGCCGCTTTTGGACACGCGGGGGAAAAAGGACCTTACGGGCACGGTCATTGCCGATATAGTTTTGCAGCTTTTAAGCTATGTGGCGCAGACGGAACGTGAGTTTATAAGACAGAGGCAGGCTGAAGGAATAGCGGCGGCAAAGGCGAACGGGGTAAAGTTGGGGCGAAGACCGAAGAAGCCCCCGCATGGTTTTAATGAAATAAAATCAAAATATATGGAAGGCCGTATTTCTGCAAGAGAAGCGTCGAACAGAATGGGTATCACTCATAAGACGTTCCTTAAGTGGGTGAGGACGGAAGAGCTGAAAGCGCAGGAACAAAAAAGCTTCGGCAAAGCGTAA